Within the Nicotiana tabacum cultivar K326 chromosome 11, ASM71507v2, whole genome shotgun sequence genome, the region TTGGAATTCCTTTAGCATGGCCTCTTGCCAAGCAGGTTGTGAGGCAGCCTGCTGGTAGAACTGGGGCTCATGCATGTGTATATCAAAAGAAGGTACCTTGGAAGAGGTAGGAAGAGAATTAGGGGAAGAGACAAAAACATACATAGTCTTTGAGATAGGAAGGTTGTTGGACTGTTCTGGTGGATTTCCTCAAAGGTGGAGGAGAGGGGATGACGGGAAGGGAGGCAGAAGGAGGGGAAGGAGAAGAAGCTAATGGAACAGGAGAGTCTTGGGATGTGGAAACGGCAGGAGTAGGAGAAGATAAAGGGAAGGAGGGTGTAGGATCTACAAAATCTGATATAGAAAAAGAGGGAAAGGTAGAAGGATGATCAGATTTATAGGAAAATATATGTTCATGAAAAACTACATCcctagaaaagaaaatggaatgaGTAGTGTGGTTAAGAAGTTTGTAACCTTTTTTGCCAAAGGGGTACCCTAAGAATATAGCACTAATAGCTCTTGCCTGGAATTTATCTCTGCCTAACTTAGGTGAAGTAGCAAAACATAAACATCCAAAGGATTTCAGGTGATCATAAAGTGGAGGGAGGCCATGGAGTTTCTCATAAGGGGAAATACTCTTCAGAATAACAGAAGGAAGTTTATTGATGAGGTAAGTGGCAGTTAGTACACAGTCACCCCAATATTTAAGGGGAAGGTTAGACTGAAAAAGAAGAGCCCTGGATACTTCCAATAAGTATTTGTGTTTCCTTTCAaccaccccattttgttgaggggtgTGGGGAATAGTGGTCTGATGGAGAATGCCTTGGCTTGAGAAGAACTTGGTGGCTTCAGAACTGCCACCAAGTTCAAAGGCATTGTCAGACCTAAAAGTTTGAACAAATGATTTAAAATGAACTTTGACCATGACAGTAAAAGATTTAAGGATAGAAAGAGCATTGATCTTGCAAGAAAGAAGGTGAGTCCATGTGGCTCTAGTATAATCATCAACCAAAGTTAGAAAATATCTGAATCCACTATAAGTTCTAGTGTTATATGGACCCCAAATATCAATATGTACTAATTGAAAAGGGGCAGAAGAGTGTATAACACTTTTAGGAAAAGGTAATCTCTGTTGTCTTGCTAGTGGACGAAGAGGACACATAAAATTTTGCTTGGAAGATACTTTATCAGACAAGaaaggaataattttcattcTATGATAAGGCATGTGTCCTAATCTTTGATGCCAAAATAAGTCTAATTTATTAAGGCAATGTGACTGATTACAAGTATGAGTACCATTAACTTGTGTGACAACATGGTTGGACTTATCATATACAAGCAAAACTGAATTAGGTAAACTACTAGAAGAAGAAACATTCATAGAACCAGATGAAATAGGAAAGAGGTCTGCATCTAGATGGAGATAGTACAGCCTGCCTGCAGCTTTACCAATTTCCAGTGGCCTCTTTAGAGAAGGGCCCTGTAAAAAATAAATTGTTTTGGTAAAAAGTACTGAACAATCTAGCTGACAGATAAGCTGATGAACTGATATTAAATTGAAGTGAAAGGATGCCACAAGAAGAATATGAAGTAAAATTATATCATGTCTAAGATACAAAGATCCAGTTGATATAACTTTAGCTTTATATCCATTAGGTAGGGTGACAAGAAAAGGAGTGACACCTAATTGAGAGGATGCACACACATGAGGAGCCTCAGAATCTACAATATACTTATTGAACAAACCTGCAAAGTGTGCAAAAGCAGATTGATTCACAGTGGAGGCATCAGAGGTGGAAGTATTAGACACCTGAGCTTGTTGGAAGAAGGTCAACAGGTCTTGATACTGCTCCTTGGTGAACCCATGGGTTGAAGAATCAGCATGTTAAGAAGTGGAAGTGACAATAGTGGTGGGTGGACTTTCAGTCTGGACACAAGAAGCATACTTCATATTCTTGGTGAATTTGAAATCAGTAGGGAACCCATGAAGTCTGTAGCACTTGTATACAGTGTGGCCAGGCTTTTTGCAGTACTTGCAAGAGACATTTGGAGCAGTTTTCATGGCCTCAAAATTTATCTTTTGACTGAAGTTCCTATTTGTAGTAGGAGTACCAGGGGATATCAAGAAAGAGGTGGCATCACCAGAGAAGTTAGGAGTAGCAGAGTGAGCTTCTCTTTGACTCTCATCTTTCTGTAGAAGACTATAAGCTTTGTTGATTGGTGGAAGAGGATTCATTAACATAATGGCACTCTTAATAGTTATGTAAGACTCATTGAGACCATTGAGAAATTGAAACAACTGTTGATCCTCTATGAACTTAGGTAATGCACCACATGAACAAGTAGGACCTACATATGATGAATTCAGCTTATCCCACAAACTCTTCATTTTGGTGAAGTAAGAAGCTATATCAGAGGAGCCTTGAGTAGTAGAGTTGATCTCCCTCTATATTTGGATGTATTTAGACCTATTTGACTGACCAAACCTTTCATTTATATCTTTCCAGACTTTCTTAGCAGTTTTAAAACACATAACACTAACAGCTATTTCTCTAGATACTGAATTAGTTATCCAGGCTTTAACCATATCATTGCACCTTTCCCAATATGGATAATAAGGAGAGTCATAAGTGGGTTAGTTGACTATTCCATCTAATAGACTGAGTTTATTTTTTGCAGAGAGGGAAGTGAGCATACTATTATGCCATAACACAAACCCACAACCACTTAATGGTACAGATACCAGTTGACTTCCAGGATTATCCGAGGGATGAATATAGAAAGGATTTGAAGGATCCAAGGAAAATGAAGCAAAGTCGTTGGAAGGTGAAGGAGAGTTAACATCATCTATTACAATACCCATTTTCAGCAGTGACTAAAGCTAACACTAAGAAACTACAGTAGTATGTTAAAGTAATCAGAGATAAATCCAAATCAAGTACATGCAATGAACATCAACAACAAAGGAATAACAAAGTTTGTGATTAGGGGTGACCACGATACTGTCCTTCTTATGAAAACCCGAAGAAGTGAGGTCTTGTTCAGTCATGAACCCTAGGTAGAGAAATCCAGCAGAAACTACCGAGTAAGTTGAAAATCATTGATGATTCAAGCAATAAAAGTTGAATATACACGGAGATTGAAGGAAGCCCCAAATTTCACGAACGTATTCTGAACGTCGTCGATCAGATTCAATCCCTGATGATTTCAAACAGGGTTACCATCGGAAGAAAGCTTGTGACGAGAGGAATCTATATTCCtgttctgataccatgttagGTTGAAAGCTTGTTAGCTATGGcaaaaatggtggaagaaaaCCCTAGAAGTGTTGAGAGAAGAAGAGAGATGCCAGTGAATTAGTCAAAATTCAATTGACCAAAACTGATTTTCTTATTCTGTAGATACaggtattaaaagaaaaaataactgTTAAAACAGTTACATTTTTTAAACTATAACAAATGTGGCTAAGAGTTATAAAAGGGCCTTCTTCTTTCCCTTATCCGAGTGGGCCTGTGAAAATTGGGCCTGAGATGTATCTGGGCTAACAATGTAAGGATAAAAGCTTTTTGTGTGTGAACATGATGTAACTTCAAAGTTAACTGCTGCTCCATAtccatcaatatcacaacgtcaTATACCTCATTGACAAACGCCCAGATCTTGTTGGTAATATTACCAAATGCTTGTGTGAATCCAATTTTCCTCCTATATTTGTCCAGCTTCCTAGCATGCTGCATTGGCTCCATTAATCTAATAAATTCAAAGTGATGTGGTCCATGCATTGTGATTGTCCTTTGAAATGCCTTCTTTGTGTTTACTGATCTTACGTTCCAGATGAGTGCATTCATGGAAAAAAATTGGATTTAGACAACATCTGTCGTGTTTGAACACCAGTAGGCTGCATATTTGTGCTATCTTTCTGCTGCTTCTTCCTACCCTTTCCAGTAGATTTCCCCTTGTCAATTAGCATTGGTGATAAATCACCTTATTTAGCTACATTCATAATGTTTTGTGCAGTTGACTCCTCATCTagatcttttcttttattttccctGTTGCTATCACATACAGTGTGGTCCTCGTATTGCACAACAATCTGATTCTTTGTATGTTTGGAGAGCACCACTGTATTCATTTTGTCGAGTGAAACTTCCTTTGCGTGCATGTTTACTCTGCCTTTTGCGGACTATTTTTTTCCTCGACTTACAACCTGAAAGTCCTCAGGTGTAGCAGCATTTTGTTTTAACAATACAACATCGTGTTCATCACCTGAGGGTCTAAAATTTTCTTATAGATGTTCAGTGTTCTGCATTTCCTTATTGATTTTAATTCCACTGGTGTGCTACTTGGGATTGGTCTCACATTGTTAAACTGTAACTTGCACAAATGAATTTCCTTAATTATCACTTCTTACTCCAGGATCAATTGCACTACCATTCTGTTCTCCAGCTATAGGAATTGCTGCATCTTGTTCCACTGCATCAGCAATTTTCAAAAGTGAATTGTTAGTGCTCCGGTCTTTGTTTGCCTCTTGTATTAGGTCCTTCATTCCAGTCTTAAGGTTATAATTAGGAAAAGGCAAAGGATTCTGCAACATGATGGTATCTTCACCACTCTGATTTACTTTTGTGCCAGTAGACTCCTTGGCCTTCCCATTAACATTTTGTTCTGCTTCCTCCACCTCCTCATCAGTAGATTCATCATCTGCTTCCATTGCATATGGTATTTCACCTTCCTCAGAATCCTCTTCTATTTGATCAGTCCATAATTTCCCTCCACTTAGCTCCAGCCTCTCTTTTTCCATAGGTTCTTCGACTGAATTAGTTGTATCAGCATTTTATGATGGTATTTCCTGACAAGATCGATTAGTAGCCACTAAGGTACCACCTGCAAAGGTCCTATTTACCCATTGAGCAGTAGGCTCCTTTTGTAGTTGAATATCTATGCTGTTTTGGGCAGATTTTCCCCCCACCAAAACCAGTTGGTTGTTCTCGTTTATATCACTTTGTTCCACCTCTAATACTGCAAATTTATTCATTGTTTGAACCTTGTTTGTCTGATCTTCTTCGACCTCCACTAGTGCAATTTTATTTGTAGCATGCACCTTCTATACACCGGCATTCATTGGCACGATTGCATTGTCAGTTTGCCCTTGTACCTGAGTTTGGTTATTTTTGTTGGTCCCCTGATTATCTCGGAATTCCTTCCACTGTTCTCCTACGTTCCCAACTACTTTTCTACTCGTGAGAATCATTAAAGGAGCagtgtaatttttgttttttccttgTTCTTCAGCAGCAACATTCCAGTTGTTCGAAACAGCAAGATCATTCCTTTTATGGTTGCTTCGATTCTCAATAAGCTCGGGGTGTAAACGCCAACATTCAATTTCATCATGCCCTTGTAGTTTACACTCCTTACAATATTTTGGTAGCATGTCATACTGAATTTTCACCCATTCTGTTCGAACACCACTAGAaacttcatcatcaatatccaaACACACCTTtttaggtagttcggccaacaaaTCGACAAGAACTTTTACTCTCGCGCAACTCGGCCTAGTTTTGTTTATCGTTGCCGCGCCAAGACACAATGGCCTTCCCACAGTTGTAGCCAAATAAAACAGAGTTTCCTTTACAAAAAAGGTAGGCAGCAGTCCAGGAAAAGAAATCCACGCCATCGCCATCGGAGTTTCTTCACCCGCCTTAAATTTTGCATCTTAGATAAGAGTATGCAATTGGTATTCGTACCCGTCTTTGAATTTGATGTAGTACGTACTCTTCGCTGTGAAATGGAGGAAGTCTTGCCATAGAGTTAATCTAATTAACACATGGCGATCTCTAAGAAAGCCGATATTGCACTCACCTTTGATACCACATTGGGTTGGAATAATTCGATGAAGCTCATGAATCTCCGGAGATCCATAAGATAGTTTTCCAACCACTGCATATTGGAGACCTTCGATGACATTCATCCTCTGCACTTCTGCTTCTGTGAATCTTACAATTGGTTGGCCATTCAAGAACGTAGCTCGTCGCATCGTAATGGGCTGCACTGAAGCTTGGGCAGCAGTCATCACAGGAGGATTGATTGAGTTGGGTTTCAAAATCTTAGAGTAATCTAGAGGAGCTGGGTTGGAGTTAGTTGTTGTATGTTGTTGTGCGACGTTGGGGGAGGGCTGACCAGCCGGAAAAGATGGTTGGTCGCCGGCCATTATGGCCATTGAAGCTCAGAAATCCAGCTTGTCCGTGATGAAACagtgagagagggagagatgaatGGCTAGgtctaaagtttttttttttttttataaagaaaaaaaaaaagaaatcttgggaaagaaaaggagaaaactgACATATTAGGGAGGTGGCTATAAACCTGAAGTAAAATTACCGGATGGCTAATAAGTGTAATAAAATAAGAATAGGTTTATTATAAGTTTATAGTTAATATGGTCTGCTAATCCAGTTAATTGTTAAATCCATTGGGGCAAGTGCACATATAGCCATTTTCAAAGATACTATTTAGACATTAGCCAATACTTATTTTGtcctaaaattctaaattaaaaagGACAATTCAAAGAATTTTTGTCCCGAAAATTTAAActcaaaaactaaaattcaggacGCAATGGCTAATTCTTAAATAGCAGCCCTTTAGAGTAGCTACCTGGTGTTATTTCTACAAATAAATCCATTTGCATACCCGGTCCTGTGGTTCTATATATTGCAAATGAATACACACACACAAGATACGTGTTACCTTCTTGTAAATTTAAGCAAAAGTTGTTGCACTCATGGTTAAATTCTAAGCATATTTAGAATAATTTCCAATTGAGTCCTCAAATTTCCTCATTATGTAGACATTAGCATTGTCAATTTTATTCTCTTTCGAATCATGGCCTTACCACTCGGGTTTGCGGTGCATGATCCCGCTGGATTGGACACATATTAGCTATAGGAAATATTTGTTCCGAAAGTGACTTCGAATCGACAGTTCAGGCTCAACTCCTCACTTAGCGTTAATGGATCTACAGGTCGAGCCAAATAAGTTATCGTTGTAATTTTATGTAGAAATGACACCAGATAGCAAGACTgtgtgccaatactactgttatgaacactctagactacctactctactaccttAATCCTCGGCCTCCAtatcttcctatcaagggccatgtcctcggtcagctgaagttgtGCCATGTCTTGCTtcatcacctctccccacctcttctttggcctacctctacctctccgtaggccctctaatgtcaacctctcacacctcctcaccggtgcatctgtgctcctcctcctcacatgaccaaaccacatAAGCCGCGCTTCCCGCGTCTTGttctcaataggggccacacccaccttgtcgcgaataacctcatttctgatcctatctaacctggtgtgcctgCCCATCCATCTCAAATTCTAATTGTTTAATTGAATGGTTAGTTACAACTAATGAGCCGTTCCTAGGAATTTGATTTTTAAATTTAGTAAAACTCTAAACACTTTTATTAAACAGTACCTTGCATATACAATTTATGCGATGTACTTTAAAATATAGCATCTTTACATAAGAGCCACTGGattttactatttattttttctagcctGCATATAGATTGTATACTAATTATATACATCTTATAAATGGATTAAAGGTTAATTcttcaataatgatttaaattcaaaaacaaacATTCTACTTAACATAATCTGGATTAGACCTCTACGATATAAGCAAGACACATGCTGAAGACAAAGTCATCAGAAAAtatccaaaattttaatttttgtgagTATTTTTACTTGCATTAAGGATTTTAATAGTTTGGATTATTTCCTTAAGGATTTTATGTAGAAATGACACCAGATAGCCACTTTATAAGCATGCTATTTAGAAATTAGCCAGTGCgtcctgaattttaatttttcaggATTGTCTTGAAGTTAAGatatttagtttaaaatttcggGACAAATAAGTAGTTGCTAATCTCTAAACAACATTCATAAGAAGAATGAGTATCCGTGCACTTGCCCCAATTTTATTACTTTTGGGTCAAATTTATGTAGTTGAGCTAAATAGAATTGTGAATGTACTACTTTATTTGACATGTATAATTGAATTGATGATTCAATACCGGGGGAAGACCAAGTAGTAAGCATTGACGCCACTCTCTTCTCCAATTCCAGGTATATTAATCTCTCAATTCAGTTTCTCAAATTGAAAAgctttatttctattttcttttttttcaatcaaTTTCATGCCTTTATTTGTTTGCGATCATCCAATCCATGTTCATTTGGTACAAGGAAGAAAAGGGTGCTCTTTTTTTCTGTTTTAAGAAACTGTTTAGACAGAGTGAGtgcttgttattttggggaaattaTTCAGTTTCAGTTTGTTTCTTGTTTAGTACAAACAAAGgataattgaaaattaaaatatatgTAACTTACTGCTTGTTATCTGCCATGAAAAGCTATGTCTAATTGGTTGATTGTTTTATGTATGCAAAatgtatttttattctttttaaaaaaaaaaagaactaacCCAAGTGGCCGCCCACCTaatctcttaaactaaaaatagccaccGGCGgatgtataaaatatatataattatataatatgtataccggctagaaaaagtaaacattgATTCTGGCCagctatttgtgtaacaatccttttttttttataagtatGGCAGAAGTATCAGGTATGTTTACAGTACAACAAACAATAGGCAGTGTATTATGTTGCAAATGCGGAATCTTGATGCAACCAAATGCTGCCAATATGTGTGCTAAATGCTTGCGATCCGAGGTTGATATAACAGAAGGCTTACAAAAACATGTTGTGATTATCCACTGCCCCGAATGCGATAGCTATTTGCAGCCTCCAAGGAGTTGGATCAAAGCACAGCTCGAATCGAAGGAGTTACTCACCTTCTGTATCAAGAGGTTGAAGAATTTAAATAAAGTTAAGTTGATGAATGCCGAGTTTATTTGGACTGAACCTCATTCCAAAAGGATCAAAGTTAGGCTTAGAGTCCAAAAAGAGGTACTAAATGGAGCAGTTCTCGAACAAACATATGCCGTTGAGTATGTTGTTCAAGACCAAATGTGTGAATCTTGTTCAAAGGTGCAAGCTAACCCTGATCAATGGGTGGCGGCTGTGCAGCTTAGACAGCACGTTTCTCATCGAAGAACTTTCTTCTATTTGGAGCAGCTCATTCTAAAGCACGAGGCTGCTAATCGTGCCATAAAAATTCAACAGTTGGTTCAGGGAATTGATTTCTTCTTTGCACATAGAAGTCATGCTTTAAAGTTTGTGGACTTTGTGAGTAGGGTGGTACCTGTTAGGAGCCGAAATGACAATCAACTTGtatctcatgatcacaagagcaatAACTTCAATTATAAGTATACATTCTCTGTAGAAATCAGCCCGATTTGTCGTGAGGATTTGATATGTCTCCCTCCAAAGGTAGCAGCTAGTTTGGGAAATATCGGTCCTCTTGTGATCTGCACCAAAGTGAGCAACAATATCGCTTTATTAGACCCGTTTACTCTGAGGCATTGTTTCTTGGATGCTGATCAGTACTGGAGGGCGTCGTTTAAGCCTTTGTTGTCTAGTAGACAGCTTGTTGAGTATGTAGTTTTAGACGTCGATGTGGTTTCTGAAGAAGTTAATATTGGGGGCTCGACGTATGTTTTAGCTGATACTCAAGTGGCTCGTGTATctgattttgggaaaaatgatactATGTTCTCTGTAAGAACACATCTAGGCCATCTTCTAAATTCTGGAGACTACGCCCTCGGTTATGATTTATATGGAGCCAATAGTAATGATATTGAGCTAGACAAATACAAAGGTCTTGTCCTTCCGGAGgtgatattaattaagaaaagcTATGAAGAGAAGCGCCAAAAGAAACGTGGGAAGCCTCGATCTTGGAAGCTTAAGTCTCTTAATATGGAAGTCGATAACTCTGGCAAGGGAAGAGATCAGGAACAAAAGTTGAACTCAGAATATGAACAATTCTTGAGAGATTTAGAGGAGAATACTGATCTGAGGTTCAACATATCATTGTATCGTAATAAAGAATATCAACGGTCGGAAGTCACATCTATTGTTGATGGGGAAGATGTTCCTTCTATTCCTTTGGAGGAGTTACTTGCTGATCTTGATCTGAGTGATATTGATGTTGAAGAAGATTGCATACTGGAGTGAAATGCAGACTCGTGAATTGGAAGCGGAACTTGAAGTTTGATCCTGAAGCTCGTCTTATTTACGTCGTGCAAGTCAGTGGCTTCATAAATTTTGGGTTCTAGTACTAGGACAACTAGTTCTTGTTATTTCAATATAATGATGATCTGATGGCTATTTCTATCTTACGCCATTTGTTTGTTCCCTCTGAACGTTGCCTTACTAATGTTCGTGTCTGTTATGGAGCCTCACTACCTCTAAATGCCTGTTTTATTTCAGTTGGCTTCATGTGATTTAGCTGTATTATATTATGCGAACAAATTATGGTTACTCCAATTTTATAGACCAATTCTCTTAAAAACCAAATCCGAGGAAACAATAGCCTCAGTATTGAATTTTGGGAGTGTTTTCTCATTATCTGTACCTTGTTCAGTATGACAGTTCATACTCCATATGTGCCAacaaagttgaggaataaagaccCAAAAAATACTTGAGATGATTTGATATCGTATGCTTCTACTATGGTTACAGCCGTATTTGATGCAGTTGGGCAACTGAATTTCTATTCTTTAGTTGGTTGATATGAGAGTGATTTTTCTATGTACTTCACAATGAATTGAGAATTGGGAGATGAATGCCTTATGCGGAAAGGAAAAGAACTGAAGCAGAAACTggaagtttcttgttcttctg harbors:
- the LOC142161668 gene encoding uncharacterized protein LOC142161668 isoform X1; amino-acid sequence: MAEVSGMFTVQQTIGSVLCCKCGILMQPNAANMCAKCLRSEVDITEGLQKHVVIIHCPECDSYLQPPRSWIKAQLESKELLTFCIKRLKNLNKVKLMNAEFIWTEPHSKRIKVRLRVQKEVLNGAVLEQTYAVEYVVQDQMCESCSKVQANPDQWVAAVQLRQHVSHRRTFFYLEQLILKHEAANRAIKIQQLVQGIDFFFAHRSHALKFVDFVSRVVPVRSRNDNQLVSHDHKSNNFNYKYTFSVEISPICREDLICLPPKVAASLGNIGPLVICTKVSNNIALLDPFTLRHCFLDADQYWRASFKPLLSSRQLVEYVVLDVDVVSEEVNIGGSTYVLADTQVARVSDFGKNDTMFSVRTHLGHLLNSGDYALGYDLYGANSNDIELDKYKGLVLPEVILIKKSYEEKRQKKRGKPRSWKLKSLNMEVDNSGKGRDQEQKLNSEYEQFLRDLEENTDLRFNISLYRNKEYQRSEVTSIVDGEDVPSIPLEELLADLDLSDIDVEEDCILE
- the LOC142161668 gene encoding uncharacterized protein LOC142161668 isoform X2; amino-acid sequence: MFTVQQTIGSVLCCKCGILMQPNAANMCAKCLRSEVDITEGLQKHVVIIHCPECDSYLQPPRSWIKAQLESKELLTFCIKRLKNLNKVKLMNAEFIWTEPHSKRIKVRLRVQKEVLNGAVLEQTYAVEYVVQDQMCESCSKVQANPDQWVAAVQLRQHVSHRRTFFYLEQLILKHEAANRAIKIQQLVQGIDFFFAHRSHALKFVDFVSRVVPVRSRNDNQLVSHDHKSNNFNYKYTFSVEISPICREDLICLPPKVAASLGNIGPLVICTKVSNNIALLDPFTLRHCFLDADQYWRASFKPLLSSRQLVEYVVLDVDVVSEEVNIGGSTYVLADTQVARVSDFGKNDTMFSVRTHLGHLLNSGDYALGYDLYGANSNDIELDKYKGLVLPEVILIKKSYEEKRQKKRGKPRSWKLKSLNMEVDNSGKGRDQEQKLNSEYEQFLRDLEENTDLRFNISLYRNKEYQRSEVTSIVDGEDVPSIPLEELLADLDLSDIDVEEDCILE